GCTCTTCGTCAGGTATATCACAGAGTTCGCTCCACATGCCTTGTTCTAGACAGAGCTTCTTCAGGCTCACGGCACGTCGTGCTACGGCAGGTGCTGCGACAGAGGCTTCGAGACAGCCGTATCGTCCACAGCCGCAGAGTTGATGTGGCTCTCCGACGGCTAGGTGTCCTAGCTCACCAGCCTTGCCTTGGTAACCACGTATGAGGCGACCATCGGCATAGATACCGCTACCTACGCCTGTGCCGAGGGTTATCTCGACAAAGTGGTCTAGCCCACGCGCCACGCCGTAGCTATGCTCCCCGAGCGCACTCGCATTGGCATCATTGTCTAGGACGACGGGTAGTCCTGTACGTGCCGATAGATCAGCGACGATAGGACTGATGCCAGCCCAGGGTAGATTGACAGCTTCTTCGATACAACCAGAGAAGTAGTTGGCATTCGGAGCTCCGATGCCTATGCCGACGACCTGGTCTGTTAGGCCCGAGTTAGCGATCATTTGTGCTATCTGCTGGCTCAGCGCCTCGACGTAGTCAGTGAAGAGGCTCCCGTTTTGCTTCGTCAAGAACGTCTGCGAGGCGACTATTTGCCCCTCATCATCGACGATGCCTAGCTCTGTGTTGGTTCCACCTATGTCTATGCCTAAGTATAGTGACATATTGTTGCTCTATATAATATAAGGAGTGGGCAATGCTTAGTAGCTCGACAGTCTCTCTAGAGGAGTTGTCTCGCTAACTTAGCATTGCCCACTTTGTTATTACATATATTGCTCTTAGGGCTTACTCATTGATCTTGAGCAGATCGCCAGTCGTCTCAGCGATGCGCTTGTAGTAGGCCTTGTCGTAGCCAGGGAAGTAAGGCATATCGCTCATACCATAGCCGTTGGTCTTGAACTGCCCGTTCTCCTCCTTCTTCATGTTTCCGTCCATATACTTGACGAGTAGGTACTCGCCGAGCTTCTTCCAGCGGTGTGTCGCATAGTCAGCGGTCTCGCAGGAGAAGGTCGTGAGGACTTCGCGAGCCTTCATCGGGTCTTGCTGGTAGATGGCTAGAGCCTGCTGATCGATCTCCGAGACGATCTTGTCGAAGCTCTGCTCCAGCTGCTGCTGTACGGGACGAATATCCTG
The sequence above is a segment of the Porphyromonas vaginalis genome. Coding sequences within it:
- a CDS encoding ROK family protein, giving the protein MSLYLGIDIGGTNTELGIVDDEGQIVASQTFLTKQNGSLFTDYVEALSQQIAQMIANSGLTDQVVGIGIGAPNANYFSGCIEEAVNLPWAGISPIVADLSARTGLPVVLDNDANASALGEHSYGVARGLDHFVEITLGTGVGSGIYADGRLIRGYQGKAGELGHLAVGEPHQLCGCGRYGCLEASVAAPAVARRAVSLKKLCLEQGMWSELCDIPDEELTSKTVAEVALATGDSLARQVFEETGEILGRALAQFACFSAPQAFVIFGGVARCGDLLLQPVRKAFDEALLHIYKGSIQILLSSLPKGQAAVLGAASLARERNL